From the Ictalurus furcatus strain D&B chromosome 19, Billie_1.0, whole genome shotgun sequence genome, one window contains:
- the znf800b gene encoding zinc finger protein 800b isoform X1 → MEDLTAEIPSNEKSCQTDDLEEKSTVLRPEHLNLMPAYSIEPGDPPLLQRQLQTSRSGIQQIIECFRTGTTQLKHILLKEVDTIFECKLCRSLFRGLPNLITHKKFYCFPRKPESEALSGNCRQSIGIKELLEVTYPRPKQAEHVVRLEPIPGNQNAVFQHLTTQSKADIHSLSQSSNHSLGDWKHSQPEGEGEDLGEHNTGEESENEEANEGDGEAHTDKDAQGDEDEEVPEDAGEEEEVIDGGMDDVNITCCLCSKNFSSWRSVRRHCREVHKQRLEELHNSTETHTVPTSLLSVVKERQEHSPGPSGKCCPVCFKTFATKANVRRHFDEVHRGLRRDLITLDISTKSSDLEVVPAGPCGPCSPNPKMVSPLPQYNLATGKCLLCKRSYSTQARLKRHMRFVHKILAGKSAVSSSSTGKKNQSEEGTDTTHALKRPREEDKGEKSPVTRKPKLTVGFDFKQLFCKLCKRQFSSRQNLAKHIELHTDNGGDIFIKFYRCPLCRYESRRKRDVLRHVAVVHKKNSAYLAKILPGLESRAIRKPAETVLGTSVKRGHPKIPDGHHKGDTTSSHSLQKVSPPSSVPPVIRKQDVPPPSPPVTRRQSLSLHTSSVTCNQTSNGMSNGEEAQDSTEVRVAKNVSLHTCDVCGHAFNKKVYLESHKRSHHNAAKTDGRTVGMSTRSKSLLW, encoded by the exons ATGGAGGATCTCACAGCTGAGATCCCAAGCAACGAAAAGTCATGCCAGACAGATGATCTGGAGGAAAAATCCACAGTGCTCAGGCCAGAGCATCTCAACCTAATGCCAG cATACTCTATAGAGCCAGGAGACCCTCCATTGTTGCAGAGACAGCTGCAGACATCCAGGTCTGGCATTCAGCAGATCATTGAATGTTTTCGCACAG GTACTACACAATTGAAACACATATTACTCAAAGAGGTGGACACAATATTTGAGTGCAAGCTCTGTCGGAGCCTTTTCCGTGGACTTCCTAACCTAATCACACACAAGAAGTTCTACTGCTTTCCGAGGAAGCCAGAATCAGAAG CGCTCTCAGGAAACTGCAGGCAGAGTATAGGCATTAAAGAGCTCCTGGAGGTTACTTATCCCCGGCCCAAACAGGCGGAGCATGTGGTGCGACTGGAGCCCATACCAGGCAACCAGAACGCTGTGTTTCAACATCTGACTACACAGAGTAAAGCAgacattcactctctctcccaaaGCTCCAACCACAGTCTGGGAGACTGGAAACACAGCCAACCAGAGGGCGAAGGGGAAGACCTGGGGGAACATAATACAGGTGAAGAAAGCGAGAACGAGGAAGCGAATGAAGGAGATGGTGaagcacacacagacaaagatgCTCAAggagatgaagatgaggaggtACCAGAGGATGcaggtgaggaggaggaggtgattGATGGTGGCATGGATGATGTGAATATCACATGCTGCCTGTGCAGCAAAAACTTCAGTTCATGGCGCAGCGTACGCCGCCACTGCCGTGAAGTGCACAAGCAAAGACTAGAGGAGCTGCACAACTCTACGGAGACTCACACAGTGCCCACCAGCCTGCTGTCTGTGGTGAAGGAGCGCCAAGAACACTCACCAGGGCCCAGTGGAAAATGCTGCCCAGTCTGTTTCAAAACCTTTGCCACCAAAGCGAACGTCCGGCGCCACTTTGATGAGGTGCACCGTGGCCTCCGGCGTGACCTGATTACACTTGATATCTCCACGAAGTCAAGTGATCTGGAAGTCGTGCCTGCTGGGCCCTGTGGCCCTTGCTCTCCTAACCCTAAGATGGTTTCTCCCCTACCCCAGTACAACCTGGCCACCGGCAAGTGCCTCCTGTGCAAGAGGAGCTACAGCACACAGGCACGGCTCAAGAGGCACATGCGTTTTGTTCACAAGATCCTCGCTGGCAAAAGTGCTGTGTCCAGCTCTTCAactggcaaaaaaaatcaatctgaGGAGGGCACTGACACCACGCACGCCCTCAAGAGGCCCCGGGAGGAGGACAAAGGTGAGAAATCTCCAGTGACACGTAAGCCCAAGCTCACTGTGGGCTTTGACTTTAAACAACTCTTCTGCAAGCTGTGTAAGCGGCAGTTCAGCTCACGCCAGAATCTTGCCAAACACATCGAGCTGCACACAGATAACGGCGgtgacatttttattaagtTCTACCGCTGCCCCCTGTGCCGCTATGAGTCCCGCCGCAAGCGTGATGTGCTGCGTCATGTTGCTGTCGTGCACAAGAAAAACTCTGCCTACCTGGCCAAGATCCTGCCGGGCCTGGAGAGTCGTGCTATAAGGAAGCCTGCTGAAACCGTGCTTGGCACTTCAGTAAAACGTGGCCATCCAAAAATCCCAGATGGCCATCACAAAGGAGACACCACATCATCACACAGCCTGCAGAAGGTCAGCCCTCCGTCTTCCGTGCCCCCTGTAATCCGAAAACAGGATGTTCCACCCCCATCACCACCAGTCACACGCAGGCAAAGTCTTTCTCTTCATACTTCGTCTGTCACGTGCAACCAGACCTCAAACGGAATGTCCAATGGTGAAGAGGCACAGGACAGCACAGAAGTGCGTGTCGCCAAAAACGTCTCGCTACACACATGCGACGTGTGTGGCCATGCCTTTAACAAGAAGGTCTACCTGGAGTCGCATAAGAGGAGCCACCACAACGCAGCCAAGACTGATGGCAGAACAGTGGGCATGAGCACACGCTCAAAGTCCCTTCTTTGGTGA
- the znf800b gene encoding zinc finger protein 800b isoform X2 has protein sequence MEDLTAEIPSNEKSCQTDDLEEKSTVLRPEHLNLMPAYSIEPGDPPLLQRQLQTSRSGIQQIIECFRTGTTQLKHILLKEVDTIFECKLCRSLFRGLPNLITHKKFYCFPRKPESEALSGNCRQSIGIKELLEVTYPRPKQAEHVVRLEPIPGNQNAVFQHLTTQSKADIHSLSQSSNHSLGDWKHSQPEGEGEDLGEHNTGEESENEEANEGDGEAHTDKDAQGDEDEEVPEDAGEEEEVIDGGMDDVNITCCLCSKNFSSWRSVRRHCREVHKQRLEELHNSTETHTVPTSLLSVVKERQEHSPGPSGKCCPVCFKTFATKANVRRHFDEVHRGLRRDLITLDISTKSSDLEVVPAGPCGPCSPNPKMVSPLPQYNLATGKCLLCKRSYSTQARLKRHMRFVHKILAGKSAVSSSSTGKKNQSEEGTDTTHALKRPREEDKGEKSPVTRKPKLTVGFDFKQLFCKLCKRQFSSRQNLAKHIELHTDNGGDIFIKFYRCPLCRYESRRKRDVLRHVAVVHKKNSAYLAKILPGLESRAIRKPAETVLGTSVKRGHPKIPDGHHKGDTTSSHSLQKVSPPSSVPPVIRKQDVPPPSPPVTRRQSLSLHTSSVTCNQTSNGMSNGEEAQDSTEVRVAKNVSLHTCDVCGHAFNKKVYLESHKRSHHNAAKTDGRTVGMSTRSKSLL, from the exons ATGGAGGATCTCACAGCTGAGATCCCAAGCAACGAAAAGTCATGCCAGACAGATGATCTGGAGGAAAAATCCACAGTGCTCAGGCCAGAGCATCTCAACCTAATGCCAG cATACTCTATAGAGCCAGGAGACCCTCCATTGTTGCAGAGACAGCTGCAGACATCCAGGTCTGGCATTCAGCAGATCATTGAATGTTTTCGCACAG GTACTACACAATTGAAACACATATTACTCAAAGAGGTGGACACAATATTTGAGTGCAAGCTCTGTCGGAGCCTTTTCCGTGGACTTCCTAACCTAATCACACACAAGAAGTTCTACTGCTTTCCGAGGAAGCCAGAATCAGAAG CGCTCTCAGGAAACTGCAGGCAGAGTATAGGCATTAAAGAGCTCCTGGAGGTTACTTATCCCCGGCCCAAACAGGCGGAGCATGTGGTGCGACTGGAGCCCATACCAGGCAACCAGAACGCTGTGTTTCAACATCTGACTACACAGAGTAAAGCAgacattcactctctctcccaaaGCTCCAACCACAGTCTGGGAGACTGGAAACACAGCCAACCAGAGGGCGAAGGGGAAGACCTGGGGGAACATAATACAGGTGAAGAAAGCGAGAACGAGGAAGCGAATGAAGGAGATGGTGaagcacacacagacaaagatgCTCAAggagatgaagatgaggaggtACCAGAGGATGcaggtgaggaggaggaggtgattGATGGTGGCATGGATGATGTGAATATCACATGCTGCCTGTGCAGCAAAAACTTCAGTTCATGGCGCAGCGTACGCCGCCACTGCCGTGAAGTGCACAAGCAAAGACTAGAGGAGCTGCACAACTCTACGGAGACTCACACAGTGCCCACCAGCCTGCTGTCTGTGGTGAAGGAGCGCCAAGAACACTCACCAGGGCCCAGTGGAAAATGCTGCCCAGTCTGTTTCAAAACCTTTGCCACCAAAGCGAACGTCCGGCGCCACTTTGATGAGGTGCACCGTGGCCTCCGGCGTGACCTGATTACACTTGATATCTCCACGAAGTCAAGTGATCTGGAAGTCGTGCCTGCTGGGCCCTGTGGCCCTTGCTCTCCTAACCCTAAGATGGTTTCTCCCCTACCCCAGTACAACCTGGCCACCGGCAAGTGCCTCCTGTGCAAGAGGAGCTACAGCACACAGGCACGGCTCAAGAGGCACATGCGTTTTGTTCACAAGATCCTCGCTGGCAAAAGTGCTGTGTCCAGCTCTTCAactggcaaaaaaaatcaatctgaGGAGGGCACTGACACCACGCACGCCCTCAAGAGGCCCCGGGAGGAGGACAAAGGTGAGAAATCTCCAGTGACACGTAAGCCCAAGCTCACTGTGGGCTTTGACTTTAAACAACTCTTCTGCAAGCTGTGTAAGCGGCAGTTCAGCTCACGCCAGAATCTTGCCAAACACATCGAGCTGCACACAGATAACGGCGgtgacatttttattaagtTCTACCGCTGCCCCCTGTGCCGCTATGAGTCCCGCCGCAAGCGTGATGTGCTGCGTCATGTTGCTGTCGTGCACAAGAAAAACTCTGCCTACCTGGCCAAGATCCTGCCGGGCCTGGAGAGTCGTGCTATAAGGAAGCCTGCTGAAACCGTGCTTGGCACTTCAGTAAAACGTGGCCATCCAAAAATCCCAGATGGCCATCACAAAGGAGACACCACATCATCACACAGCCTGCAGAAGGTCAGCCCTCCGTCTTCCGTGCCCCCTGTAATCCGAAAACAGGATGTTCCACCCCCATCACCACCAGTCACACGCAGGCAAAGTCTTTCTCTTCATACTTCGTCTGTCACGTGCAACCAGACCTCAAACGGAATGTCCAATGGTGAAGAGGCACAGGACAGCACAGAAGTGCGTGTCGCCAAAAACGTCTCGCTACACACATGCGACGTGTGTGGCCATGCCTTTAACAAGAAGGTCTACCTGGAGTCGCATAAGAGGAGCCACCACAACGCAGCCAAGACTGATGGCAGAACAGTGGGCATGAGCACACGCTCAAAGTCCCTTCTTTG a